ATCGGACCTCGCCCCTGGGAATACTCCTTCCTCACCGTGCGGCAGGCGCTGGCCTTCCACGCCGATGTGCTCGCGCTGCACGACGACGCGCTCGCCGCACCCACGCGCTTCGTGCCGCTGATGCGCGAGGTCGGGCTGCGCGGACTCTCGCGCGTGCGACTTGGCGCCCTGGGCCCGTTGGACCAACTGCGCATCACCATCGCGCAGGCGCTGCTGGCCAAGCCGCGTCTCATCTGCATCGAGGAGCCGTTCGTGTTCTGCGGACCCGCCGAGCGTCGCGAGGGCGTGGCGCTGCTGCATCGGCTGGTCGGCTCCGGGCTCGCAATCCTGGTGACCGGCCGCACCGTGGAGACCTGTGGCGGCCAGGGCACGGCCGACCGCGTGGTGATGTTGCGCGACGGCATGATGCTCAACGCCGAGCCAGCTCGGCCATCGCAGATCGTGCTGGACCTCAAGGTGCCCAGCGCGGAGGAGGCGCTGCGGCGGCTCAGCGCGCGCCTGCCGAGCGTGCGGAAGCGCGGACGGCGGCTGCGGGTGACGCTCGAGGAGCTTTCACCAGAGGCGGTGCTCGCGGTCTGCCGCTCGGAAGGGGTGGAAGTCCGCGCCTCACGCGTCGCTGAGGAGCCGTTGCCACCTCGCAGTGAGGACGCGGGGGAAGGCCCCACGCCGTTGCCGCCCCTCCCGCCGAGTCCCTAGCTTTGGGGATGCCGGAGTTTCGTCTCTACAACACGATGTCGCGCCGCGTCGAGGACTTTGCGCCCGCCGACGGCGACACGGTGCGTCTCTATACGTGCGGGCCGACGGTCTATAACCCGGCGCATCTGGGAAACTTCCGCACCTTCCTCTTCGAGGACCTGCTGCGGCGCGTGCTGCGCCTGCGCGGCTGGAAGGTGGAGCAGGTGATGAACCTGACGGACGTGGACGACAAGATCATCGTGCGCGCCTCGCAGCAGGGGAAGACGATCCACGAGGTGACGGATCCGGTGGTCGAGGTCTTCCACGCGGACCGGAAATACCTGCGCATCGAGGATGCCGAGCATTATCCGCGGGCGACAGCCTACATCCCGCAGATGATCGCGCTGGTGGAGCGTCTGATTGCCAACGGCGTGGCCTACGTGGCGGAAGACAAGAGCGTGTACTTCGCCATCACGAAGTTCCAGGGCTACGGGAAGCTGGCGCGGCTGGACACGATCGACGTGCAGGTCGGCGCGCGCGTGGCGCAGGACGACTACTCGAAGGAGAACGCGCAGGACTTCGCGCTCTGGAAGGCGGCGAAGCCTGAGGACGAGGCCTGCGGTGCCGCCTGGGATTCGCCCTGGGGCCGCGGACGTCCGGGCTGGCATCTCGAGTGCTCGGCGATGGCGATGAGCATCCTTGGTGAGACGCTGGACCTGCACTGCGGCGGCATCGACTTGATCTTCCCGCACCACGAGGACGAGATCGCGCAGAGCGAGGCGGCGACGGGCAAGGAGTTCGCGCGCTGCTGGTGCCACGGGGAGTTCCTGCTCACCGAGGGCGCGAAGATGGCCAAGCGCGTGGGCAACGTGCAGAACGTCGAGGGGCTGCGAGAGGCGGGCATCAGCGGGCCGGCCGTGCGGCAGTTCGTGTTCAGCACGCACTATCGCAAGCAGCTGAACCTCTCGGGCGATGCGCTTGAGGGCTCGATGGAGGCGGTGCGTCGCATCGCGGACTTCGCGGAGCGGTTGGCGGGCGCCAAGGGCGGCACGCGCGGGCTTGAGGACGCGGCGGACCGGCTGGAGACGGCGGTGCGCACGGCGTTGTTCGACGACCTCAACGCTCCTGAGGCGATGGCGGCGCTGTTCGAGTTTATCAGGGCGGCCAACAAGGAACTTGACGCCGGCGGCACGGATCAGGCTGCGCTGCGCCGCGCGCGCGACGTCTTTGCGATGGTGGACGGGGTGCTGGACCTCGTGCCGGACAAGGTCGAGGCGGACGCCGAGCTCTCGGGCTGGGTGGAGCAACAGCTTCAGGCGCGCAAGGAAGCGCGGGGACGGCGGGACTTCGCCGCGGCGGACGCGATCCGCGTGGCGCTCGACGAGAAGGGGATCGTCATCGAGGACACGCCGCAGGGGACGCGGTGGAAGAAGCGTTGAGGCGCCGAAGGCGCCTCAACGGCTGACGAAGGACGAAGGCAGCAGGAGGTGAGGCCGTACGGCCTCGCCACTTTCGTCCTCCGTCCTTCGTCGGCCCTCGATTGAAAACCGGTCGAGGCCCACTTAACTTGCCCTTTCGCGTAGGGAGAGTTTCGCTGACGTAGCTCAGCTGGTAGAGCACCCGATTTGTAATCGGGCGGTCGCGAGTTCGATCCTCGCCGTCAGCTCTTGCCGGAAGGTCTGGGCACGATGGTCGACGCGATTGGGTGGGGTACCCAAGTGGCCAACGGGAGCAGACTGTAAATCTGCCGGCTTATGCCTTCGAAGGTTCGAATCCTTCCCCCACCATTTTGGACGAAGGACAGCGAAGACGAAGGACGGAGGTTGTAGGAGGCGAGGCCGTACGGCCTCGCCACTTCCGTCCTCCAACCTTCGTCGGTTTCGGCAGGATGCGGTCGGAGTGGGCCGTACCTTGGGATGCGGGACGAAGTAGTGCGGGAGTAGCTCAGCTGGTAGAGCGCAAGCCTTCCAAGCTTGATGTCGCGGGTTCGAGCCCCGTCTCCCGCTCTGTCGTAGGACGAAGGTGGACGGACGAAGGACGAAAGTGCACGCATAGCTCAGTCGGTAGAGCACATCCTTGGTAAGGATGAGGTCACCGGTTCGATCCCGGTTGCGTGCTTTCTCTAGGTAGAAGGATGGAGGACGAAGGAGGGCGGGCCCTGCGGCCCGCCCTTTCCTTTATTTGGTCCTCTGTGTCTCGGTGCCTCTGTGGCAAGCAGTTGCCGTTCTCAACGATGAGAACGCGCCCGGACGAGCGGCCCGGGAAGGGGCGCCCAGCGACCGAAATGGCGCTAGCGCAGGGACTTGCAAGCGCCCGCTTGCCCCCCTACCTTTCAAGGCTCGCCGCCTTGCGCCCAGTTGGGGGCAGGGTGGCCCGCCGCGTCCGCGTCCGGACGTGGCTGCAAAACGCCAGACCCGAGAGTGAGCCATGCCGCGCGACAAGATCATCCTCGCGTGCAGTGAGTGCAAGAATCGCAACTACTTCACCACCAAGAACAAGCGCCTGCACCCGGAGCGCGTCGAGTGGAAGAAGTATTGCCCGCGCTGCAACAAGCACATGCTCCACAAGGAGACGAAGTAAGTGGCCGGCGAGGTCGTAGCCCAGCAGCCGAGCCTGCCGAAGCGCATGGTCGGGTTCTGGAACGACGTGGTCGCCGAGATGCGCAAGGTGACCTGGCCGGACCGCCCGCAGGTGCAGCAGCTGTCCATCGGCGTCATCGTGCTGTCGCTGGTCATCGGCGGCGTCATCTGGCTGCTGGACCTGATCTTCCAGGCCCTGCTGGTGCGCGGGATCCCGTCGCTGTTCGGAGCGTAACCCGTGCCCCATCGCTGGTTCGCAGTCCAGACCACGAGCGGTCACGAGAACAAGGTGCGCACCCTGATCCAGCGGAAGATCGACGCGGATCCGGTGGCGGCCGAGGAACGGCGCATCCGTGAGGTGCGGGTCCCGACCGAGCAGGTGGTCGAGATCAAGAACGGCAAGAAGGTCACCGTCGAGCGGAAGGTCTACCCGGGCTACGTGCTCGTGGAGATGGCCCTCTCGGAGGAGACGCTGCACACGATCAACGCCATTCAGGGCGTGATCAAGTTCGTGGGCAACAAGGATCGCGAGCCGCAGGCGTTGCGGGACGACGAAGTGAACCGACTGCTGGGTCGCGAGATCAAGGAAGAGGAGGCCGCGCCGAAGGAGGAGATTCCGTTCCTCGTCGGTCAGGCCGTGGCGATCACGGACGGTCCGTTCTCGGATTTCAACGGGACGGTCGAGGACGTGATGGCGGATAAGGGGAAGGTGCGGGTGAGCGTCAGCTTGTTCGGACGGCCTACGTCGGTCGAACTGGATTATCTCCAACTGAAGGCTCACTGAGGATACGGGAAGTTGTAAGTCATGAGTTATGAGTCGTGAGTAGTGACTCATCACTCACAACTCACAACTCACCACTGCAGTTCGATGATGCCCTTGCGCGGGGCAGAGGCGTGAGTGACATCCGCCTTGAGGAGCGCACCGTCGGCTACCACAACGACGTCAAAACACACCGTGGGAGTCAGCGCACTGCGCCAGCCTGTCCGAAAGCCGGACACGCCCGCGGGCGCTCAACGTTCCTAGCGAGGCAGTAATGGCCAAGAAGGTCACCGGTTTCGTCAAGCTGCAGATTCCTGCAGGCAAGGCGAATCCGGCCCCGCCGGTCGGTACGGCTCTCGGTCCGCAAGGCATCAACATCATGGCGTTCTGCAAGGAGTTCAACTCCAAGACGCAGGGCCAGGATGCGATCCTTCCGGTCGAGATCACCATCTATGCCGACAAGTCCTTCACCTTCATCCTGAAGACGCCGCCCGCGGCGTTCCTCGTGAAGAAGGAAGCTGGTATCGAGAAGGGCTCGGGTCAGCCGAACCGCAACAAGGTCGGCTCGATTACCCAGGCGCAGGTCCGGAAGATCGCCGAGATGAAGATGCCCGACCTCAACACCGATTCGCTCGACAGCGCCATGGCGATGGTCGCCGGCGCCGCGCGGTCGATGGGTGTGGAGGTGAAGGGATGAAGACGCACGGCAAGAAGTACCGCGCTGCCGCCGCCAAGCTCACCGCTGGCGCGCTGCACACCCCCAAGGCGGCCCTCGAGGCCGTGAAGGGTTCCGCGTTCGCCAAGTTCGACGAGACCGTCGAAGTGGCGGTGCGCCTGGGCGTCGACCCCCGCCACGCCGATCAGGTCGTGCGCGGCACCGTCGTCCTGCCGGCCGGCACGGGTAAGGCCGTGCGCGTGCTGGTCATCGCCGTCGGCGAGAAGGCCAAGGAGGCCGAGGACGCCGGCGCGGATTTCGTCGGTACCGAGTTCATCCAGAAGATCAAGGATGGCTGGACCGACTTCGACGTCATGATCGCCACCCCCGACCAGATGGGCCAGGTCGGCCAGCTGGGTCGCGTGCTGGGCCCCCGCGGCCTGATGCCGAACCCGAAGGCGGGCACGGTGACGTTCAACGTCGGCCAGGCCGTGAAGGA
This window of the Gemmatimonadaceae bacterium genome carries:
- a CDS encoding ATP-binding cassette domain-containing protein — its product is MPTTPILEMHAVTRRWRPSPLGGSDERLALAPLSLELKSGELMAVVGAAGSGKSTLALLAAGKVAPSSGIARWCGGPDPAAARPQLIGPRPWEYSFLTVRQALAFHADVLALHDDALAAPTRFVPLMREVGLRGLSRVRLGALGPLDQLRITIAQALLAKPRLICIEEPFVFCGPAERREGVALLHRLVGSGLAILVTGRTVETCGGQGTADRVVMLRDGMMLNAEPARPSQIVLDLKVPSAEEALRRLSARLPSVRKRGRRLRVTLEELSPEAVLAVCRSEGVEVRASRVAEEPLPPRSEDAGEGPTPLPPLPPSP
- the cysS gene encoding cysteine--tRNA ligase, producing MPEFRLYNTMSRRVEDFAPADGDTVRLYTCGPTVYNPAHLGNFRTFLFEDLLRRVLRLRGWKVEQVMNLTDVDDKIIVRASQQGKTIHEVTDPVVEVFHADRKYLRIEDAEHYPRATAYIPQMIALVERLIANGVAYVAEDKSVYFAITKFQGYGKLARLDTIDVQVGARVAQDDYSKENAQDFALWKAAKPEDEACGAAWDSPWGRGRPGWHLECSAMAMSILGETLDLHCGGIDLIFPHHEDEIAQSEAATGKEFARCWCHGEFLLTEGAKMAKRVGNVQNVEGLREAGISGPAVRQFVFSTHYRKQLNLSGDALEGSMEAVRRIADFAERLAGAKGGTRGLEDAADRLETAVRTALFDDLNAPEAMAALFEFIRAANKELDAGGTDQAALRRARDVFAMVDGVLDLVPDKVEADAELSGWVEQQLQARKEARGRRDFAAADAIRVALDEKGIVIEDTPQGTRWKKR
- the rpmG gene encoding 50S ribosomal protein L33; translated protein: MPRDKIILACSECKNRNYFTTKNKRLHPERVEWKKYCPRCNKHMLHKETK
- the nusG gene encoding transcription termination/antitermination factor NusG, with product MPHRWFAVQTTSGHENKVRTLIQRKIDADPVAAEERRIREVRVPTEQVVEIKNGKKVTVERKVYPGYVLVEMALSEETLHTINAIQGVIKFVGNKDREPQALRDDEVNRLLGREIKEEEAAPKEEIPFLVGQAVAITDGPFSDFNGTVEDVMADKGKVRVSVSLFGRPTSVELDYLQLKAH
- the rplK gene encoding 50S ribosomal protein L11, whose translation is MAKKVTGFVKLQIPAGKANPAPPVGTALGPQGINIMAFCKEFNSKTQGQDAILPVEITIYADKSFTFILKTPPAAFLVKKEAGIEKGSGQPNRNKVGSITQAQVRKIAEMKMPDLNTDSLDSAMAMVAGAARSMGVEVKG
- the secE gene encoding preprotein translocase subunit SecE; this translates as MAGEVVAQQPSLPKRMVGFWNDVVAEMRKVTWPDRPQVQQLSIGVIVLSLVIGGVIWLLDLIFQALLVRGIPSLFGA
- the rplA gene encoding 50S ribosomal protein L1; amino-acid sequence: MKTHGKKYRAAAAKLTAGALHTPKAALEAVKGSAFAKFDETVEVAVRLGVDPRHADQVVRGTVVLPAGTGKAVRVLVIAVGEKAKEAEDAGADFVGTEFIQKIKDGWTDFDVMIATPDQMGQVGQLGRVLGPRGLMPNPKAGTVTFNVGQAVKETKAGKIEFRVDKAGNVQAAIGKVSFGLEALETNFGAFMDQIIRSKPSAAKGVYVKTVAVSSTMGPGLRIDTTPYR